From Heteronotia binoei isolate CCM8104 ecotype False Entrance Well chromosome 3, APGP_CSIRO_Hbin_v1, whole genome shotgun sequence, a single genomic window includes:
- the LOC132568426 gene encoding beta-1,3-galactosyltransferase 5-like, translating to MTLALACFNLLTMFKCIGICSVCLQDMSIFQPNRGFLNMPDIDCRKDPPFLIILVTTLHNQIKTRMAIRETWGKERIITDKRIMTFFLLGSTSYPHDEITVTMESFIYKDIIQKDFLDTYYNLTLKTLMGLEWVHRFCPQSSFVMKTDSDMFVNPLFLTELLLKKNRTTRFFTGALTMHSNPVRDPKSKWYVSKEEYPWNKYPNCCSGAAYVFSTDVASHMYIVSKKTPFLKLEDIFVGLCLFQLKIKLEALHSEPVFFVGRIEFSPCRYRRLVTSHFITPAEMLAFWRELEKSIDEECPGTHS from the coding sequence ATGACACTGGCACTAGCCTGTTTCAACTTACTCACTATGTTCAAATGCATTGGAATTTGCTCAGTCTGTCTGCAGGACATGTCTATTTTCCAACCAAACAGAGGTTTTTTGAATATGCCAGATATAGATTGCAGAAAGGATccacccttcctaataatacttGTAACAACTCTTCATAACCAAATTAAGACCCGGATGGCTATCCGTGAGACGTGGGGCAAGGAACGAATAATCACTGACAAACGTATTATGACATTTTTTCTTTTAGGAAGTACTTCGTATCCCCATGATGAGATTACTGTTACGATGGAAAGTTTCATTTATAAAGACATCATTCAAAAGGATTTTTTGGATACTTACTATAATTTAACTTTAAAGACTTTGATGGGCCTTGAATGGGTTCACAGATTTTGTCCACAGTCTAGTTTTGTAATGAAAACTGACTCTGATATGTTTGTCAACCCACTTTTTTTGACAGAActtcttttgaaaaaaaacagaaccaccaGGTTCTTTACAGGTGCCTTAACAATGCATTCTAATCCAGTAAGGGATCCAAAAAGTAAGTGGTATGTGAGTAAAGAGGAGTATCCATGGAACAAATACCCTAACTGTTGTTCAGGAGCTGCTTATGTTTTCTCCACTGATGTTGCTAGTCATAtgtacatagtttctaaaaagaCCCCTTTTTTAAAACTAGAGGACATATTTGTAGGTCTGTGCCTTTTTCAGCTTAAAATCAAACTGGAAGCACTTCATTCAGAGCCAGTATTTTTTGTAGGCCGAATTGAATTCTCTCCATGTCGCTACAGGAGACTTGTCACAAGCCATTTTATCACACCTGCTGAGATGCTTGCATTCTGGCGTGAACTGGAGAAGTCCATTGATGAGGAATGCCCAGGTACTCACTCTTAA